The following nucleotide sequence is from Pseudobdellovibrionaceae bacterium.
TCGACGGTTTCCCGAACTCGTTTTAGCTCAGACATAAGATACCCACCTAAGAAAGAATTTCTGCAATTAGTTTTTCCGGCTTCGGCAGATCTGAGGATAGAGACACAGCCGCGATGAGCTTGCTCCGCACCTCTTCAATGCGCTTGCTTGAGTTGGCGTGAAGAACAAAAAGGGTGTCGCCTTTGGCAACTTGGTCTCCGACCTTCCTCATGCATTCAATACCTGTTCCCATATCAATGACATCGGATGATGAAAAGCGGCCGGCTCCAAGTAGCAAAGAGCTGACGCCGATGGCTTCGGTGTTCATTGTCGAGATAAATCCATTATCACAGGCGCACACATCCTCAACAATTGAGGCCTTGGCGAGCGGCCCGGTTTTGGGAGCCCCTTGTCTCGCGCACAGGGCTTCGAAGGCATTAAGCGCCTCGCCGGATTCGAGCTTGTCTTCAGCTAATTGCCGGGCGTCGCCGATGGTCGGGCAAATCCCGCCTAAGACGACCATCCACGAGGCCAACTCCAAGCTCAACTCACGGGTGTCTGCAAAATATTCTTCTCGTTCGCCACGCATAATGGACAGACATTCCTCAACTTCCAAGGCATTGCCAATCGCCCGGCCAAGGGGTTGATTCATGTTGGTCAAGAGGGCCACCACTTTGACGCCGTTGTGTTCACCAATAGATTTAAGCAGTGTCGCCAGTTCTCGCGCTTGATCCAGCGTTTTCATAAATGCGCCACTGCCAAACTTAACATCCAGAACCAATCCTGAAAGCCCCTCGGCGAGCTTTTTGGACATGATACTGCCGCAAATAAGAGGCAGAGACTCCACGGTCCCTGTTACATCTCTGAGCGCATAGAGCTTTTTGTCGGCAGGGCAAATGTCATCCGTTTGGCCGACGAGGGCAAGACCATACTCGGCGACTCGGGTTTGAAATTCATCGAGGGTCACCTGCACGGAAAATCCGGGAATGCTCTCCAGTTTATCCAGGGTGCCACCAGTGTGACCAAGCCCCCGTCCGGCAATCATGGCCACCGGAACGCCGCAGGCTGAAGCAAGAGGTGCGACGATCAAAGAAGTTTTATCGCCAACTCCTCCGGTACTGTGTTTATCCACAACCGGGCGGCCCAGGTGTGAGAAATCAAGAACCTTACCCGAGTCTCGCATAAAACGGGTGAAAGTAGCGGTTTCCACATCGCCCATCCCCTGGAAGCAAACAGCCATTAACCATGCGGCCATTTGATAGTCGGGAATTTTTCCGGCAGTAAATTGATTGACCAGGAAGTCCAATTCTTCATTGGTATGTTCTTCGCCTCGACGCTTCTTTTTAATCAGCTCTGCAGGGATAAAGGTCACTAGTATTCTCCTTTGGTGACTCTTTTGCCGGTGACAATCGCCACTCCGGAGCTCGTTCCAATGCGACTGGCGCCGGCGCTTACCATTCGTTGCAGTGTCTTAAGATCATGAATTCCTCCGCTCGCCTTGACACCCAATTCATGACCCACAACGGATCTCATGAGTTTAACATCCTCTTCACTTGCTCCAGTGCCAAGAAATCCAGTCGAGGTTTTGACAAAGGCAGCGCCGGCTCCCTTGGCAATTTCACAGGCCAGTTTCTTCTCCAGATCTGTGAGAAGTGAAGTTTCAAGAATCACCTTCACCTTTGCTGGAGTTGAGGCCGCAACGACGTGAAGAATATCCTCCTCGACAGCTTTCGTCTGTCTCGACTTAATGGCACCAATATTAATGACCATATCGATCTCATCTGCCCCAATGTCACGACACCATGCTGCTTCAAACGACTTAACAGACGTGGAGGAGGCTCCCAAGGGGAATCCCACGGTGGCGCAAATCTTGACATTTTTACCGGCGAGCAACTCGTGGCAATTGGGAATCCAGAAGGAGTTTACACAGACAGCGTAGAAGCCGTGGGTAATGGCTTCATTACAGTGGCGGCTGATGTCCGCCCAGGTGGCTTCAGGCCTCAGCAGGGTGTGATCAATAAGCTGGGCAAAAGAGCTGCCGGGCGTCAGTTTGCCAGATTCACTCACGGGGAGTTTCCTCCTAATTCACAAATATCTTGCAAATGGAAATAGCACTTCTAAGGTATCTCTATGAAGGTTTGTCGTCAGTTTTTAGTTTCAGGGCTAGTTCAGGGCGTCGGCTTCCGCGCCTTTACCTCTAGGGAGGCCGGTAAGCTGAACATCTTCGGTTGGGTTCGTAACCTGGCTGATGGTCGAGTCGAGGCGATCGCGTTTGCTCCCCAAGATGTTTTAGCTGAGTTTGAACAAAAGTTGCGCAAGGGACCTTTGGCATCTCGGGTGGAAGATCTTATTGTAGTAGATGTAGAGTATGATGAAATACTTGGCCCATTTTTTATTTTAGATGACGGGGAGGCTCCGTGGCAGTGAAAGCTCTAGGGCTGGTGATGGCAATTATCCTTTGTCTGAGTGTGGGAGCCCCAGCGGCCGAAGCCCAGTATCCAAATAACAATAACTCACAGCAGGCCACAGCGATCGGTCCAAGAAAACAGCTGGCGACCATCATCTTCTCTGGATTGGCGGGGGCGATCTTAGGCCTTAGCACTTTAAGCTTTTACGGTCGTCCCCAGGACA
It contains:
- a CDS encoding thymidine phosphorylase → MPAELIKKKRRGEEHTNEELDFLVNQFTAGKIPDYQMAAWLMAVCFQGMGDVETATFTRFMRDSGKVLDFSHLGRPVVDKHSTGGVGDKTSLIVAPLASACGVPVAMIAGRGLGHTGGTLDKLESIPGFSVQVTLDEFQTRVAEYGLALVGQTDDICPADKKLYALRDVTGTVESLPLICGSIMSKKLAEGLSGLVLDVKFGSGAFMKTLDQARELATLLKSIGEHNGVKVVALLTNMNQPLGRAIGNALEVEECLSIMRGEREEYFADTRELSLELASWMVVLGGICPTIGDARQLAEDKLESGEALNAFEALCARQGAPKTGPLAKASIVEDVCACDNGFISTMNTEAIGVSSLLLGAGRFSSSDVIDMGTGIECMRKVGDQVAKGDTLFVLHANSSKRIEEVRSKLIAAVSLSSDLPKPEKLIAEILS
- the deoC gene encoding deoxyribose-phosphate aldolase, which encodes MTPGSSFAQLIDHTLLRPEATWADISRHCNEAITHGFYAVCVNSFWIPNCHELLAGKNVKICATVGFPLGASSTSVKSFEAAWCRDIGADEIDMVINIGAIKSRQTKAVEEDILHVVAASTPAKVKVILETSLLTDLEKKLACEIAKGAGAAFVKTSTGFLGTGASEEDVKLMRSVVGHELGVKASGGIHDLKTLQRMVSAGASRIGTSSGVAIVTGKRVTKGEY
- a CDS encoding acylphosphatase; this encodes MKVCRQFLVSGLVQGVGFRAFTSREAGKLNIFGWVRNLADGRVEAIAFAPQDVLAEFEQKLRKGPLASRVEDLIVVDVEYDEILGPFFILDDGEAPWQ